Part of the Triticum urartu cultivar G1812 chromosome 2, Tu2.1, whole genome shotgun sequence genome, gcacaagcatgcaaagtagcctactcaatgatgctgatttcacggacttagaatttcactaagcccTTGCcatgtcattatttttatgccatatgttcatgttgtttcctaatgatccgtgcctcttttgagcatgatcagtaaggatgttttgtagataatgttttGCTCTATCCATCCATCTCTTTGTTTGCAAtgatggagcaccctagcttgagtcaatcgagctctacttttgctataaaaatgttcctggcagattgttaacatgttttgcaattttgccatgcttgttgcatttgatccgtgcatgctatgttgttgttattgccatgtctagcttctattccatgtctatttgctgggtgtatgcttagcttgtcatgcaatgcctcgtagtgagtgcatcgagctcgtaaacatgcctactcgttaatctgttttgcatgctccaggttttaactaagtctgaatctgtttatgtttttgctatgtttacatgcttgcaattgtattttctggtcccttttggctcatgttcattaatggacttttgttatattatttgagtagcttcatgccatgccttgctttgccatgatatcttcctgtagcatgtagttatcgtgctctaaacattgcttcctgatgataaattcctgacatgctgtcaatttcactaagtctgaaacctgttatcttttgcacttttgccatgcttgtttgaattttttaatgagtgaattagccatagctcggtgttcatcttttgtcaagcatcatgagtggatccctgccatgtatttttttgtcatgtttgagtgttgtagcatgttgttcttgttgcatttagatggctacttgctgttaatcatggaccggtgccatatttgttttgcttgccatttccaaaccgtgcatccgattccgatgatctttatatcgatttcgaacgaaatcaactcacctttccagtggcactcttggatttccaagttgaggccaggttcaatcatccctttgcaaatcatgcatatgcatcccatatcgtatcccgcatatcataccatgtttgcatcatgttgcttgagcattgcacgtggttgattgtgttccttttgcttgttgttcttgtttgggtagagctgggagacgagtacgtgaacgaggagcccgttgagttcgcttacgaggatcaaggcaactttgagaactttgtaggcaagatgaccataccctcgaaatcacttctatctttgcttgctagatgctcgctcttttgctatgcctatgctacgatacctaccactttcttatcatgcctcccaaattgccatgtcaaacctctaacccaccttgtcctagcaaaccgttgtttggctatgttaccgctttgctcagcccctcttatagcgttgctagctgcaggtgaagattggagatcgtcccttgttgggacatgtttattgttggaatatcaccatattatcttgtttatattaatgcacatatatacttggtaaagggtggaaggctcggccttatgcctggtgttttgttccactcttgccgccctagtttccgtcatatcggtgttatgtttccggattttgcgtttcttacacggttgggttataatgggaaccccttgacagttcgccttgaataaaactcctccagcaatgcccaaccttggttttaccattcgccacctagcctctttttcccttgggtgtCCGGGGCCCGGGGGTTTTCTTtattttcccccccccccccccggccagtgctcctctgagtgttggtccaaactagagccttgtgcagtgccccctcggggaaactcgaggtttggttttagttgtatggagcgctcatctgagtgtgccctgagaacaagatatgtgcagctcctatcgggatttgtcggcacattcgggcggtgttgctggacttgttttaccattgttaaggatgtcttgtaaccgggatgtcgagtctgatcagaatgtcttgggagaaggaatatccttcgttgaccgtgagagcttgtgataggctaagttgggactcccttgtagggatttgaactttcgaaagtcatgcccgcggttatgggcagatgggaatttattaatatccggttgtagataacctgaaacttaacttaattaaaatgcatcaaccacgtgtgtaaccgtgatggtctcttctcggcggagtccgggaagtgaacacggtgttggagtaatgcttgacgtaggttgtctaggatcacttcttgatcatagtttgtcgctcgtgcctttgccttctcttctcgctctcttttgcgcatatgttagccaccaaatatgctagtcgcttgctgcagctccacatcatacctttacccttcctataggcttaaatagtcttgatcgcgagggtgtaagattgctgagtccccgtgactcacagattactcccaaaaccagatgcagggaccgatgatgccgctccagatgatatgaccgagctcaagtgggagttcgatgaagattCTCGTCGTTACTACATGTCTTTCCcatttgatcagtagtggtgcccggttggggcgatcggggactttgtcgcttttgggggttgatctttattttggttccgtagtcggaccttgagtgtattggatgaatgtaatgacttatttgtgtttttgtgtgacgtggcgagtgtaagccagctatgtacctttccctttatttatttacatggattgttgtgaagattacctcacttgcgacattgctttcaatgcggttatgtctcaaAGTCGTgtttcgacacgtgggagatagtCTCATCGAGGCTGTTAcagcatatgtagtgtagatccttgcttgcgagtactttggatgagtactcacggttgctttgctctcTCGTTTCCACCTTTTCCAATTTTCTCGGATGTCGCAACCAGATGATGGAGttcaggagccagaggatcccgaggatgttTCTACGTGGAGCtcggcttcgaggagtagttaggaggtcctaGGCAGGAGgtcttgccttttcgatcgttgctacttttgtgctagccttcttaatacaaacttgtttaacttatgtctgtactcagatattatttcttccgctgactcttgtatATTCGAGGTTacgtattcgagccctcgaggcccctgccttgtaatataaagcttgtatttttttaatttgtgtctagagttatgttgtgatatTTTTCCCGTGAGTTTTTATTCTTGATCGTATACATTTACGTGTATGATTAATGTACGGTCAAATCAGGGACATCATAGTAACATGGGCATTCTACTAGTGATCCATGCGGTGGACTATCGCAGACGTGCAGTGAAACACAAATGTGTCGAGGTGTTCCAAAATGTAAGAAGCAAAAGTATGCAAAGTAACAAAGAAAACCGAGACCAACCACCTTTGGCGGCATATTTTTATAttagtttgtctaattcacatctagatgttttttAAGAATGTCATATCTAAACTCACACAAACATATAATGCAgcaataaaaaataaaaaataggacaaaaaaattgaccacaaacagagtggacattaACTTagatgtcacatctagatgtgtcatATACAAAcctcagtttgtctaattcacaacTAAATGTTTTTCTAAGGATGTCGCATCTAAGCTCCCATAAATAAACGCAACAACAACAAACAAAATAAAGTAAACAACAAACATAATGAACATCAGATTAGACGTGACATAACATTTAGATGTGTCCTACACACACCTTTCTATGTACTGAGCCCCAAATATTCATGTGATTAATCAAGAGTCTCGCCCTGCAGCTCGCGTCCTGTGTCCCGGGGGCAGCATCTTCTGCCTCCGGCCCCGTGTCGGTCATGCCGAACAGACTGCCCATCTCCTCCAGCGTCCGGCCGCGCGTCTCCGGGAGACACGTGAAGAAGAACACCCACGCGAGCACGGCGACGCCGGCGTAGAGGAAGAAGGTTCCGCCGAGCGTGATGGCGCCGGACAGCGAGAGGAAGGCCATGGACATGACGCCGCTCACCACGCGGTTGCCGGCCGCCCCGACCGCGAAGCCCAGCGCGCGCACCCGCAGCGGCAATATCTCCGTGGTGTACACGCCCGTCACGGGCCCGAGGCCGACGGAGAAGAATGACACGTAGGCCAGGACGGACGCCACGCACAGGCTGACCGCCCACGGGACCCTCGCGTCCGGGTTCTGGTCCACGACGGTGAGGCCCGTCGCGAGGCCGACGAGCGAGACGATCATGCCGCCAGTGCTGCATAACAGCAGCGGCCGCCGGCCGACGCGGTCGAGGAGGAACATGGCGACCAGGATGACGAGCGTCTTGGCGACGCCCATGGCGCAGGTGGCGGCCAGGAGTTGGTCGTCGCCGGTGATGCCGGCGCTCTCGAACACGCGCGGGCTGTAGAGCACCACGGAGTCGGAGCCCGTCAACTGCTGGAACAAGAAGACGCCGAGCGCCGCGAGCAGCATTCGCCGCATGGAAGGGGTCGGCGACAGGATGAGCTCTCTCCACACCTGCTTCTCCTCGCCGCCTCTCTTCCTGGGCACGACGACCACGTCGCCATCGAGGTCCTCTGGGATGCCGGCGGCGGTCTTGATGTCAGCGAGGCGCTCCTCGGCCTCCTCCGGCGTGTCGGTGATCTTCTCCAGCACGACCCTCGCGTCCGCGAGGCGGCCTTTCATGACGAGCCACCGGGGAGACTCCGGCATGCCGGACACCAAGAGGGCGAGCAGGACGGACGGCACCGCGCCGATGCCGAGCATGAAGCGCCAGCCGAGGTGGAGCGGCAGGCGAGCGAAGGCGTAGTTAGAGACGTAGCCGAAGAGGATACCAAGGTTGATGAAGACCTCCGCGAAGGACACGAGGAAGCCGCGGGCCGATGCCGGGGCGATCTCAGCCGTGTACAGGGGCGCGATCACGATGGCGTAGCCCACGCCGATGCCAGCCACGAAGCGACCAAGCATGAGCATGGTGTAGCCGCTCGCGAAGCCCATGAGCAAGGCACCAGCAAAGAAGAAAGCGGCGACAAAGATCACCGTGAAGCGGCGGCCGATCCAGTCGGACGTCATGCCGGCCGCGAAGGAGCCGACGATGGAGTAGATGCTCAGGATGCCCATCAGGATCTCCACCTGCACGTCCGTGATCTCGAGGTCTTTCTGGATGTACAGCGACGCCCCGCTCATCACACCGATGTCTGCATGCGGCCATGAAAGGAACAGTTCATGCAGCAATCATCATCGCTGGTAGACACGAGACAGAATCAGACGACGAGGTGATAATGTCAACATGTGTACCGTAGCCGAGGACGATGGAGGCCATGGAGGCGACGACGGCGCAGGTGGAGGCATACTTGATGTTGCTCTTCTTCGTCTTGGGTGCTACTGCCTCTGGGAGCCCATCAGAAGCCATTGGGAACGTTACTCTTCTCTGCTCTGTCCTTACAGAGGGATGCCACTGACCATGGTCTACTGATTGCTGAAGTTTGTTTCCTAATTAAACATGAGGGATGGTGGAGCTTGACATGATGGATAGGTGAGGACGTTTTCCTTGTTTACTATATATGCTTCTGCGTGCAAGCAAGTTCATAAATCCTGACCTTGTTGGATTTCTTAATTTCCATGATATCTCCAGGACCTTTTATACTAGTACATTTAATCGAGGATTAAGGCATCTTTTGGTATGCGCTCAGTCATCCTATTGACCATTTGATCAACCAACTATCTGATTATTGTTATTTTTCAAATAGGCTCAAATGTATGATTGTTTCAGCACATGGCCACCGATGGCAGCGTAAGCTTCATCAGTTAGTGTATTAGGCAAATGATGGTACCAACGCCCACCTGCTGCAACAAATTTTCTATTTACTGTCTCTGATGACATAGTATGCTGAGCCCACCCACTTTTTGGGGTGAAGCATCCACGTTAACTTTGAGGAGCCGGATCATCTGACGTACAGCCTCATGACGTTGAGCCACTGATGTGTGGGTCTGGGGCCACATGTCAGTGGGCGCCACGACATGTCAGGGGAGCCGCGTCCTAACTTTAAGTACTGTTCGTGGTCTTTGTCAAAGTGGACTGTGTATATTAGAATATCATAAAATTTGTTTTTCTAGGAAATTGCACAAATACACAAATTATGGACTGAGGTAATCCAAAACCACAACTATAAGTTGTTTTAACATAAAACCACAACTATGGGACTAATTGATTACAAAATAAAAAACTACCCGTTAAACACAAACCTGACAATCGGACCCACTAGCCATAGACACAAAGTAGTGGAGAGCTAATTTTTAGAGCCCGATAATCCAAGCCTGCCTGTCTACATCTCTTCTCGAGCTCGTCGACTGAACCCTCCAACTCCATTATCCATTAACCACAGGGTCCACGCCAACGGCGCGAACACAAACTAGAAGAGGCGTCTCCTCCTTCCAGTCTGATTGACCCGGGTTTGGAGAAACCCGGCCAGGTCCAGGGCCTCCTGGTCGGTCCCCAGAGCCTCAAGTGCAAAGCACCAAAGAAATTGACTAGCCGGACATGAGAAGATGTCGGTCCTAGTCTCTAGGACCACACAAACTAAGCATGGGCCATCCGCAGGGCCATTCCTCTTTATCACCTCCTTCCTCGATGGGAGGGGATCTCGCAACAGCTGCCAAATGAAGATATTGATCTTCAATGGTAATGGTGCTTTCCACAAAGGAAAGGTCCAGTAAAGAGACGGGCACCGGCATAAGGCATGATACTCCGAGAGCCAACAGAAAAAATCCCCGAAGAGGTCAAACACAAAGATATATCGTCCGGATAGTTCAGAAGCATTGGCAGGAGGGCCACCCGATAGTTGGTCCAAGCAACGGTTTCCTCTGGCCCAAATGTCCGTAGGAACTAGATGTTCCAATGTTCGTTATGGGCGCCCGAGGAAACCAACAAGAATGGATCCGAACAGATAGCAAACAAGTTTGGGAACTACATACACAGAGGAGACCTGCCCACCACGGGTCCAGCTAGAAGAGGATCCCATGGAGATGGAAAGCCATCGAATCTCATTCTTATCAGTTGTACATACTTTGCTTGGATAAGCTGCAACAGAAGCCTCATCCTCGTGGAGGATCTGTGATGGATTACAATACATATAAGGTTGAGTGGAACCTTTGTGTAAGTAAAGTATCCCAATAGTTAGTGTCCCAACGAACATTATGTACCGCATTTTGTTGCggaacgcggtaatttcaaaaaaattcctacgcacacgcaagatcatggtgatgcatagcaacgagaggagagagtatcgtctacgtaccctcgtagaccataagcggaagcgttatgacaacgcggttgatgtagtcgtacgtcttcacgattgaccaatctagcaccgaaggtacggcaccttcgcgatctgcacactttcagctcggtgacgtcctgcgaactcacgatccagtagagcttcgagggagagttccgtcagcacgacggcgtgatgacaatgatgatgatgctaccggaacagggcttcgcctaagcaccgctatgatataaccgaggtggattatggtggaggggggcaccgcacacggctaaaagatcaatgatcaacttgtgtgtctatggggtgccccctggccacgtatataaaggatggagggaggaggaggccggccctgtactatggcgcgccctggggagtcctactcccaccgggagtaggatccccccccttccaagtagtaggagtaggagagaaggaaggggaagagagaagagaaggaaggagggggagccgcccctccccctagtccaattcggaatAGGCCTTGGGGGCGGCCTGCCCTAGGAAGCCCCTCTTTCTCTCctctaaagcccaataaggcccatatactccccggctaattcacgtaactctccggtactccgataaataccctaACCACttagaacctttccgatgtccaaatatagcattccaatatatcgatctttacgactcaaacatttcgagactccttgtcatgtccatgatctcatcctggactccgaacaaccttcggtacatcaaaacacataaactcataatatcgatcgtcaccgaacgttaagcgtgcggaccctacggttggagaactatgtagacatgaccgagactcatctccggtcgataaccaatatcggaacttggatgctcatattggatcccacatattctacgaagatctttatcggtcaaaccgcgtaacaacatatgttgttccctttgtcatcggtatgttacttgccggagattcgatcgtcggtatctcaatacctagtttaatctcattaccagcaagtctctttactcattccgtaatgcatcatgccgcaactaactcattagtcacgttgcttgcaaggcttatagtgatgtgcattaccgagagggcccagagatacctctccgacaatcggagtgacaaatcctaatctcgatctatgccaactcaacaagtaccattggagacacctatagagcacatttataatcacccagttatgttgtgacgtttggtagcacacaaagtgttcctccggtattcgagagttgcatgatctcatagtcagaggaacatgtataagtcacgaagaaagcagtaacaacaaactaaacgatcatcgtgctaagctaactgaatgggtcaagtcaatcacatcattctctaatgatgtgaccccgttaatcaaatgaaaactcatgtctatggctaggaaacttaaccatctttgattcaacgagctagtcaagtagaggcatactagtgacactctgtttgtctatgtattcacacatgtactaagtttccggttaatacaattctagcatgaataataaacatttaccatgatataaggaaataaataataattttattattgcctctagggcatatttccttcagtctcccacttgcactagagtcaataatctagtccacatctttatgtgattagttcacatctccatgtgactaacacccaaagggtttactagagacaataatctagttcacatcgctatgtgattaacacccaaagagttatcatgttttgcttgtgagagaaatttagtcaacgggtctgccacattcagagccgtatgtattttgaaaattttctatgtctacaatgctttgcactgagctactctagctaattgctcccacttttaatatgtatccagatcgagacttggagtcatctagattgatgtaaaaagcttgcatcgatgtaactctttacgacgaactcttttatcacctccataaccgagaaatatttccttagccctctaaggataattttgaccattgtccagtgatctactcctagatcactattgtactcccttgccagaatcatgttaaggtatacaataggactggtaatcagcatagcatactttatagaacctatgactaaggcatagggaatgacttttcattctctttctattttctgttgtggtcgggttttgagtctttactcaacttcacaccttgcaacacagccaagaactccttctttgattgttctattttgaactacttcaaaatcttgccaaggtatgtactcattgaaaatatatcaagcgccttgatctatctctatagatcttgatgctcaatatgtaagtagcttcaccgaggtctttctttgaaaaactcctttcaaacattcctttatgctttctagaaaattctacattgtttctgatcaacaatatgtcattcactttcttgtaaatatacttATCGGAactgctgtagtgctcccactcactttcttgtaaatacatgcttcactgcaagtccgtataaaaccatatgctttgatcactttataaaagcatatattccaactccaagatgcttgcaccagtccatagatggaccgttggagcttgctcactttgttagcacctttaggatcgacaaaaccttctggttgtatcatatacaactattctttaagaaatccattaaggaatgcagttttgacatccatttgccagatttcataaaatgcggcaactgctaacatgattggacagacttttaagcatcgatacgagtgagaaaatatcatcgtagtcaacaccttgaacttgtcgaaaacatttttttgacaattcgagctttgtagatagtaacactactatcagcgtccgtcttcctcttgaagatccatttattctcaatgactcgccgatcatcgggcaagtcaatcaaagtccatactttgttctcatacatcgATCCCATCTCAgttttcatggcctcaagccattttgcggaatctgggctcattgatacgtctccaacgtatctataattttttattactccatgctatattatctactgttttggactatattgggctttactttcaacttttatattatttttgggactaacctattaaccggaggcccggcccagaattgttgttttttgcttatttcagtgtttcggataaacagaatatcaaacggagtccaaacggaataaaatcttcggaaacgtgattttctcaccaaacatgatccaggagacttagaccctactgcaagggataaaagaggtggtcacgagggtgccccccctagggcgcgccccccgcctcgtgggcccctcggtgctcctccggtgtacttcttcctcctatatatacacacgtacccccaaacgatcagaagaggagccaaaaacctaattccaccgccgcaactttctgtatccacgagatcccatcttggggcctgttctggagctccgccggaagagggccgtcatcacggagggcttctacatcatcctagcctctccgatgaagtgtgagtagtttacctcagaccttcgggtccatagttagtagctagatggcttcttctctctctttgaatctcaatacaaagttctcccccactcttgtggagatctattcgatgtaatcttcttttttgcggtgtgtttgttgagaccgatgaattgtgggtttatgatcaagtctatctatgaataatatttgaatcttctctgaattcttttatatatgattggttatctttgcaagtctcttcgaattatccatttggtttggccaactagattggtagttcttgccatgggagaagtgcttagctttgggttcaatcttgcggtgtccttacccagtgacagaaggggcagcaaggcacgtattgcatcattgccatcgaggataacaagatggggtttatttcatattgcatgaatttatctctctacatcatgtcatattgcttaaggcgttactctgtttttaacttaatactctagatgcatgctggatagcggttgatgagtggagtaatagtagtagatgcagaatcgtttcgatctacttgtcacgggcgtgatgcctatatacatgatcatgcctagatattctcataactatgctcaattctgtcgattgctcaacagtaatttgttcacccaccgtagaatacttatgctcttgagagaagccactagtgaaacctatggcccccgggtctattctcatcatatcaatctccatcactttaatcttgctttgcttttttactttgcttttactttttactttgcatctttataccaaaaatattatatctatcagatctcactctcgtaagtgaccgtgaagggattgacaacccctaatcgcgttggttgtgagtagctatcgttttgtgcaggtacgagggacttgagtgtggcctcctactggattgataccttggttctcaaaaactgagggaaatacttacgctactctgctgcatcatcccttcctcttcggggaaaaccaacgcaagctcaagacgtagcaagaaggatttctgtcgccgttgccggggagtctacgcaaaaagtcaacataccaagtacccatcacaatccctatctctcgcattacattatttgccatttgcctctcgttttcctctccccccaattcacccttgccggtttattcgccctctctctctctatcctccctctctatttgcctccttttgcccgcttgctttttttttgctcgtgtgttagattgcttgtttgtcgcgatggctcaagataatactaaattgtgtgacttcaccaataccaataataatgatatCCTTAGCACTCCTATTactcctcttaccaatgctgaatcttgtgaaattaatactgctttgttgaatcttgttatgaaagatcaattcgtcggccttcctagtgaagatg contains:
- the LOC125541317 gene encoding putative polyol transporter 1 — translated: MASDGLPEAVAPKTKKSNIKYASTCAVVASMASIVLGYDIGVMSGASLYIQKDLEITDVQVEILMGILSIYSIVGSFAAGMTSDWIGRRFTVIFVAAFFFAGALLMGFASGYTMLMLGRFVAGIGVGYAIVIAPLYTAEIAPASARGFLVSFAEVFINLGILFGYVSNYAFARLPLHLGWRFMLGIGAVPSVLLALLVSGMPESPRWLVMKGRLADARVVLEKITDTPEEAEERLADIKTAAGIPEDLDGDVVVVPRKRGGEEKQVWRELILSPTPSMRRMLLAALGVFLFQQLTGSDSVVLYSPRVFESAGITGDDQLLAATCAMGVAKTLVILVAMFLLDRVGRRPLLLCSTGGMIVSLVGLATGLTVVDQNPDARVPWAVSLCVASVLAYVSFFSVGLGPVTGVYTTEILPLRVRALGFAVGAAGNRVVSGVMSMAFLSLSGAITLGGTFFLYAGVAVLAWVFFFTCLPETRGRTLEEMGSLFGMTDTGPEAEDAAPGTQDASCRARLLINHMNIWGSVHRKVCVGHI